Below is a genomic region from Eupeodes corollae chromosome 1, idEupCoro1.1, whole genome shotgun sequence.
tatattacaaTAATTGTTTTTCGTTGTATATAAAACTATACAGTAAATTATTaactaaatataaatacatatctaTATAGGTACTCAAAATAatatacgtatatatatatTCTATTTAAGTTCAATAAACATTCttatcaatttataattatatttgcaTAGATGCATGTGAGAGATtcacaaaaaactaaatactcgtataataaatataattgtaataatttaaagttcttttggcacatttttttcaaaaaacaattttgagataaaaattgttttcatattaatttttttttcttaaattttattttatttctcgaagaaataaacaaaaacaattaatacttaaataaacagaatcaaaaaacataaactttctgtcaattattttgtaaCCTTTCAAAACTTGAAGATTCATAAAGTTTTTATCTTCTGAGAAATACTTAATCTTGTTGTTGCACTTTGCATGTCATTGaagctttgatttttttttgcatataaagTCAACATTTATGACGAACTCAATcatataagtttttttctttcagttaattaaataaattaaaataaaatacctactGCTATAAACTAATAGATTAAAGAGTaattaaagtaagtaagtaatattcGTTGGCAACATAGCTCGCTCAGACTGGAGAGCCTTGGTTTTAGTAGCGTCAGGCTCAGGTTCACGCCGCCGATGTTATTTCTGGTTTCTTTCCAGAAAGTTCCATTTCGAGTGCTGACATTTCATAGAATACCACCAAATTGGTATTCAAACCCTCGAAGACTGCAGCAACTCTTGGCCGGAGATTAAAGAAGCAGAGCTTCTGGTCTCTGGCCTGGAACTCGGCAATCATAGTTGAGACAACCTTAGCGGCTGTATAATCGGCGCCATAAATATGCGTGCAATCTATCACAACCGGTAATGTTGATTTGAGACCTTGTTTATTGACGACGTTACGCACAAATTCCACAGAGGGAAAGATTAAGCAACGATCTGGGGTCAACATGATGTAGTTTGTGCCGCAGGAGgtctattaaaataataaaaagataggaaataaattaagtgattaagtaagatttaaattgatttaacttACGATAAGGTTTTCAACTCTCAGTTTTGGACGAGCGGCATGATACAGGATGAAGACGACATTGATACCGATTCCCACAAGGATACCAACTTGAAGTTGAAGCACCAAACAAGCGATAAAGGTTGCAATTCCGGGAATCAGGTCAGTttctacagaaaaaaaaaacacaattatttagtttttgaaaaacaaaaggcTTCTTAAAAGTCAAACTTACTTTTACTCCTCCACATGGGTTTGATAACACGATATTGCACCATGAATATCACAGCAGCCACAATGATGGCAGCCAAGGcagctttaggaatgaagaagaagaacggAGTCAAGTACAACAAAGCAATGATGACTAGAGTTCCAGTATAGAGATTCGATAGAGGAGTTCTTACTCCACTAGCATTGCAAACAGCTCCACGAGCCAAACCACCGTTTGACCGGAATCCTTGGAAGAATGAATTGGCAACGTTACAAACACCAACAGCGATCAATTCCTGAGTTGCATCAGTTGGTTTTCCATTAGCTATAATCAAATAACAGACTTTAGTGAACAAAATCTAAAGGGGTTTTAAAGTGTGAAGAACTCACCAAAAGCTTGAACCACAGCCATATTCTCAAGCAACGAGATCAAAGGAACCACAATCAGTCCAGAACCCATCTTTGATACCATCGAACTAAACGACTCATATACTTCAATAACCTCCCCAGAAGTTGTGTTCATTTGGGTGGAGTATGAAAATGGAGGAGCTTGGAATTCTGGCAGACCAGGAGGCACATAGCCCACGGTCTTAAACCACTCAACACCCGATTCATACAAATACGATCCAATAGCTCCACATGCAATAACCAAAACTGCATTCCTCGATGTTCCAATCAACCAACAAGTGCTGTTGATGAATTTTTGCCATGGCTTCTTCTTCTCATCATCTTCTGGTCCAATTTTAAAGCTTGCCATAGCTCGCATCGAAAGAAGGATCACAATGCAACCAACTCCAAAGAGTGTATCGGCTAAGCTGATGTTGTGGATATCTTTGATAATTGTGATCCACATATCCAAAAATGTTGCTCCTTTCGTACTAACTCCAAGAATATCTTTGAGTTGAGATGTAAAGATGATTAGAGCAACAGCACTTGTGAATCCTGCACTAACTGGTCCTGAGACAAAGTCTATGAGGAAGCCAAGTTGAAACACACCCATGGCTATTTCAATGAGACCAGTGAGGAATGTTAGCAAGACGGCCATTTGCCAGTTGCCTTGAGCTGTTTGGAATGTAAGCAATGCTGAGATGGCTGTAGGTCCAACTGGCACATCTTTGCTAGAGCCAAGGAAAATGTATAGAAAACAGCCGACGAAGCATCCATAAAGACCATActgtaagaaaatttaaaatagaaaataaagttagtattggaaaaactgaaataaaaaaaagcctttttgaaagatttgaaaatgtggtctttctattctatttttttagttgaaattcttaattttctttACTTAAGACTGCCTTCCAGTAGACACTTCAAAACATTGACAGATGATAGAGGTAATTTTGGGAAAGCTGCCTTATCGTTGACTCTTGAGGCCCTATTTTTTGCTAAGTAACATTTACCGACTTTGTAGTTCTGAGAGCCTTAGTGAATGAGTACCTACGCCTGTCAAATTGGCCGTTagctataaaagttttttttttctcaaataagtaTTGACGGATATCATACCCATTCTGGCCTGTGATACATTTGTCCTTTGACATCTTTGACGGATCAATAATGAGCTTACTAGTTCAGTAAACAAGCAACCATTACCCTTACGTCAACGGGAACGGAAGTTTTATTGAAAGCATTGCCGTTCTCCGTGAGGGAGATTAAAATTTGTCCGAAGAAATTCTGGAGACTCTCACGAATTTAGTGGGACTTCATTGTTTGTTTTGCCACTTTAAGGAATCGACCTTATATTTAGTGTTTTTGAAACGGTTTGTTTTTCAGTGCACGTCACACTACAAATGTGAGGTCTATAAGTTACgggttttaaaaaagaagatttcGTTATGTGTAGTCAGACtactttgacagctgtcactttttaaactgtcctcttttgacatttttcaagctAAAACTACGGCattattgaaatgttaaaatgCACTAAAAAACCTTTGCAGTCCAAGTGCGGAATACTGAAGAACTTTTGGGTCGTCGTGAAACACGTTCTCGACCTTCTAAAGTGTGACACTACACCGTATTTTTAACTACAATAAATACAAGAATCCAAGCTGTTCGATCACAAGAAACGTTGGATATTCTCTGATTGAATTCTAAAAATGCACCAAAGTGATAtacattttgaaggaaaaaatcaatcaatttgaacttttcaaagaTCCACAATTGAGCACCGCAGAGAAGTTATataggcttattatgaaaatagacgttcaaatcaaaatgcatatcgtgcAATTTCTCGGTCTCACCGTGCCCAACAATTGCACATCTCACGCTCATCGTTTATGAACACTATGCATAAAGTCTTACATTTTCACGCTTAAAAtgtgcaattgactcaagaactaaagcctcttgatcAATTTCAGCGTTGTCAATGGTCAAAATGGGGGCAAGATACGGCGACATTGGATGATCTTCAATGAcgaggcacattttcacctcagtcAATTCGTCAATAAGAAGAATTGCCACATTTggctgtttggtgtggtttatgggctggcggcATCATTAGGccgtatttttttccaaaatgaagtgagttgataaaaaactttttaaatcccGAAACGAAGATATTGACGTGGACAATATCTTATTTCAAAaggacggtgccacatgccacgcACCTAACGAAACAATGGTTCTTTTACGCGACAAATTCAATAGCCGTCTTGTATCACTTGGTGGTGATgtcaattggccaccaaggtcatctGATTTAAAGCCGTTGTACTtcttactttaattttatttgaaaaaaaaggtgtacTACGTCGACAAGTTAGTGACAATTCAAGAGCTGAATGATGAGACAATTAGGCACTTTAAAAAAGTCATAGAACCTCAATTTTGCTTCAGCGTTATCGAATATTTGGACCATCGCATGTCGGTTCTATACATAATTAAactatattattaatataatattaaaaaaatgacagacattttctaaataatttatgttttattcaaaatcaatattggCCCTTTAAATGTAACCACCCATATTACGAGTAAATCTCAaatggccaccaaggtcatctGATTTAAAGCCGTTGTACTtcttactttaattttatttgaaaaaaaaggtgtacTACGTCGACAAGTTAGTGACAATTCAAGAGCTGAATGATGAGACAATTAGGCACTTTAAAAAAGTCA
It encodes:
- the LOC129939784 gene encoding sodium-independent sulfate anion transporter-like; the protein is MRHIHASGGGGSDGGRNGSDVSLDIPPNGLYSGSRDCIMPGDKEIGCCQGIGDWCQQTSSKVFCKKTLYKRLPILTWLPKYNKDDFIGDLVAGITVGLTVIPQGLAYAGIAGLPLAYGLYGCFVGCFLYIFLGSSKDVPVGPTAISALLTFQTAQGNWQMAVLLTFLTGLIEIAMGVFQLGFLIDFVSGPVSAGFTSAVALIIFTSQLKDILGVSTKGATFLDMWITIIKDIHNISLADTLFGVGCIVILLSMRAMASFKIGPEDDEKKKPWQKFINSTCWLIGTSRNAVLVIACGAIGSYLYESGVEWFKTVGYVPPGLPEFQAPPFSYSTQMNTTSGEVIEVYESFSSMVSKMGSGLIVVPLISLLENMAVVQAFANGKPTDATQELIAVGVCNVANSFFQGFRSNGGLARGAVCNASGVRTPLSNLYTGTLVIIALLYLTPFFFFIPKAALAAIIVAAVIFMVQYRVIKPMWRSKKTDLIPGIATFIACLVLQLQVGILVGIGINVVFILYHAARPKLRVENLITSCGTNYIMLTPDRCLIFPSVEFVRNVVNKQGLKSTLPVVIDCTHIYGADYTAAKVVSTMIAEFQARDQKLCFFNLRPRVAAVFEGLNTNLVVFYEMSALEMELSGKKPEITSAA